In Streptococcus parauberis NCFD 2020, the sequence ATTATATTTTTCTTTGAAATCTAAATATATCATTAGTATTTCAAGCTTAATTCAATATTTTTTTTAATACTGGAAGCTCTGCTTCTGGAACAAACATTACCTTCTGCCGAGTTTGAAAATCTGGTTTTTCACCTTCAATAGTGAGAAGTACATAACCTAATCTTTCACCAAAAATATACGCAGCTGCATAGTCCCAAGGCTGAATATATGAAAAGTAGCCAAATACTTGTTGCCTTAAGACTTTAATGATTGAAATACCAGCTCCGCCATAAATCCTAACACCTAATGACTGTCTAATTAAATTCATCAAACCACAATAATTTTCTAAATACATTCCTGAATTACAAATGACTAATGATTCTGATAAACCCTTAGGCTCATAAGGAAGTACTTTTTTATCATTAAATAAAACATCAAATTGACCACCACCCGCAAGGAGTTGATCTTTCATAACATCATATATAAAGGCAAATTGGCCTACTCCATCTTCAAAGTAAGCTAACATAATAGCAAAATTTTCACCCTGTACAATAAAATTGACAGTTCCATCAATTGGGTCAATTACCCAAACAGAACCATCATTGATAGGATGTCTGACATCATTCTCTTCAGCTAATATATTGTCTTGAGGGTAGTGTTTTTTTATTTGGGAAATCAAAAAGTCCTGAGTTTCTTGATCCACATTTGTAACTAAATCGTCATGGTTGCTTTTAACCTGGATATCCAATTGTCCAGACATTTTTTCTTTAATGAAATCAGCTGCATCATAGATTAATGATTTTGCAAAGTCGAATTTATTTATCAAGTGTAAAATATCCTTCCTCAAGTTTTTTGGCAGCTTGAACTACTTTATAGGTAGAATAGCCACTACTTTTTTCAAATTCACGATCAATTTGTTTTTCTTGAGCTTTACTCGGAACTACTTTTTTAAACGCCGAGTATGCCTGCAAGAGATTTTTAGCATTAACTTTTCCTTCATAAGCAAGTTCAACTTGATTTAAAAAATGAAGCACTGATGTGATATCGTCAGTGCTCCAGTTTATATCAAGTGGATAATTATAATTAGTTGACATGTCATCCCTCAATTTCTGCTTTAATTGTTGCTTGACGTAATTCTTGTTTACGGTAATCTCTTGGTAAAAATGCTCTGATTTCATCTTCGTTAAAACCAATTTGCATTCTTTTTTTATCCATGATAATTGGACGTCTCAAAAGACTAGGATTTGATGCAATTAAATCAATTAAGTCAGAAATGGATAAATCTTCTACATCTATATTTAATTTTTGAAATACTTTTGAACGAGTTGAGATAATATCTTCTGTCCCGTTTTCCGTAAATGATAATATTGATAAAAGTTCATCTCTTGTTAAGGGACTGGTAATTATATTATGTTCTTGAAAATTCACTTCATGTTTTAACAGCCATGCTCGCGCCTTACGACACGAAGTACAACTTGGTGATAAAAATAAGGTAACCATACTTTTCCTCTAATTTTTCTACTTACCTCATTATACAAAAATTTAATTAAATTTGCTATCTTTTTTCCAATTTAATGCAATCTCTTTATCATTATTTAATTGATCTATTAAATCTTCAATGCCCTCAAATTTAGCCATATCTCTTATTTTATCTAACCAGATAATTTCTAAAGATTCTCCATAGATATCACCATCAAAGTCAAAGATATTAACCTCGAGACGCAGCTCGTCTCCGCCGAAGGTAATATTTTTACCAATACTTGTCATTGAGCGGTAGATTCGTCCATTAACTAAGACATCTGTAACATATACTCCATCAGCTGGCAGATAAGTACGATCAATTGGTGCTAAGTTAGCTGTAGGAAATCCTAAGGTGCGACCACGCGCATCCCCGTGAACTACCATCCCTCTTGTCGTAAAATCATAACCTAATAATTGATTGGCAGCATTCACATCACCAGATTTGATAGCTTCTCTAATCCATGTTGAAGAAATCTTTCTTCCATTAAAAGAAACTTCATCAATTGTATAGACTTTCCCATCAAAATTGCGTTGTAAATAATCACTATTAGTACGATTATGACCAAATTTATAGTCAAAGCCAACTACTATATATTTGGCATTTAAACTTCCAATATAGTTTTTTATAAAATCATCAGAGGTAATTTTTGAAAAAGCCGTTGTAAAATCAATCAGGTAGAGATGGTCTACTCCATGTTCTGAAAATTTTTGATATCGTTTTTCTGGGTAAGTAATGTGTAAAAGTAACTCTGGATTATATTTGGCAAAAGCGAGTTTTGGTGTTTCATTAAAAGTTAAGCTTACAATTTTTAAATTTTCTTTTTTAGCCAAACTTTTTGCTTTATCAAATAAAGCTTTATGCCCTCGGTGCAAACCATCAAAATAACCCAGTACTAAGACTGTTTTGTCATCTTCACTAATATCTTTATATGATTTAATTTGTTGAATTTTCATAATACCCTTTTTCTAGTAATCCTATAATAGGACTTTTTTTGGTTTATAACCATCTTCTCTTTGTTCAAGAACAGCGACTAACTGATCATCAAAAAAGGCAGCAACTAGTTTTTCCTGGCTTGGTAAGACTATCCTTCTGCCAAAAGATAGTTCCTCTTTTTCACTTTCACTAATCATCATTTTTGGTAAATCACAAACACCTAAACTAATTGGAAGAAAGAAACTGTAATCTTGATTTTTTACAAGTTCCTCAATCTCACTAAGTGTTAGAGCATTGTCTAATGTCAAACCAGCTGAAGCTGTCCGCATTAATTTTGACATATGACTTGGGTAATCAAGCTTTTCACCTAAATCCACAGCTAAAGTTCTTACGTAAGTTCCTTTACTACATGCAACTTTAAAAGAGAAACGACATAGTCCGCCAACGAAAGTTAAAGGACTAGTTCTTTCAAACTGATAAATAGTAACTTGTCTTTCCGGACGCTCAACAGTTTGACCAGCTCGAGCATATTCATATAGTTTCCGTCCGTTTACTTTAACAGCTGAGTACATAGGAGGAATCTGAGTAATTTCACCAATAAATGTTTTCATCGTGGCATCAATTAATTCTTCAGTTAAATCTTTCGATACAGGAACTTGTTCAATGATTTCACCACTAGCATCTTCTGTTGTTGTTGAGAAACCTAGCGTTACTTCTCCCTCGTAGACTTTCCCTGCTTCAGTCATATATTCAATGACACGAGTCGCCTTTCCAACTGCTATTGGTAATACACCAACGACGTCTGGATCAAGGGTTCCACCATGACCAATCTTTTTCTCTTGCAAAATGCGTCTTAATTTAAAAACCACATCATGGGAAGTCATTCCAGCTTCCTTTTTAACATTTATTATTCCATTTTTCATAATTTTCTTTCATTTTCTGATTATTTTATCAATCTGGATTATACGTTTTTTCTTTCTCTTAACATACAAAAAGATTTTAAAGCAGCCTATTTACTCATTTCTTAAAGCATCAAATTTCTCACGCATTGTTGGATTCTGACGCGTTAATTTTTTTATTGAGACATCATCTAGTTTATTGTTTGCCAGACGGAGTTGATTCTCACTGGTAGTTAAAAAGCGTTTGACTTCTTCCATGCGTTTAATCGACTTGTCTATTTCATCAATAGCTTTTTTAAAGTTACTACTTGCTGACTGATAATTCTTAGCAAAGGCATTTTTAAAGAGATCCAAATCTTCTTCAAAGTGTGTAATATCTATATTTTGCTCACGAACTAAAGCAAGTTCTTGTTTGTAGGTCATGGCATTCATAGCAGCGTTTCGCAATAAACCTATAATTTGAATAAAGAATTGAGGACGAATGATATACATCTTTGGATATTCATGACTGACATCTACTATCCCTGTGTTATAGTAATCATTGTCTGCTTCAAGCATAGTGACTAAAACGGCATACTCACACCCTTTTTCACGACGATCACGGTCAAGTTCTTTCAAAAAATCACTATTTCTATGTTTGGTCTTGGTGGTGTCTGCCTCATTTTTCATTTCAAACATGATAGACAAGAGTTCTATCCCGTCTATATTCTCCTTAAAAATATAGTCCCCTTTTGAGCCACGACTTGATAATTCATTATCTTTAGCAAAATAAGCATTCGGAAAGGCATAAGCGCGAACTTTATTAAATTCAGTTTCTGCGTATAATTCTAAACTTTCTCCTATTGCTTTGGTTGATTGCTGTGCTTTAAAGTTTTTATAGAAATCAACTTGTTCATTTGCTGCTTTAAGTTGAGCATCGTAATCACGTTTTAAGGAAGCAAGAGATAGCTCGCTTTCTTTCTCCTGAAGAAGAATTTGATTTTGTAAGGCATCGCGCTCTTTTTCAATACTTGTCATTGCTGACTGTAATTTACTCTGATTTTCCAGTTCCATTTTTTCTAGCTTATTTTGTAACTGGGTTAATGCTTTATCTTTTTCAGTTAATGATTTGGCTAAATCTAAAGCATTTTGAGATTTAATCTTTTCAAGTTGACTTTCAAGTTCATAAATCTCTTTATCCTTTTGAGCTAGAGCTTCTTGCCGAACCATAGTCTGATCTTTTTCAGATTGGCTGAGTCGATTACTTAACTCTTGAATCGACTTATCTTTCTCCGCCAATTTTTCTTGTAACAGTCCTTTAGCTTTTTCTTGATGGATTGCTAATTCATTAGTAAGTCGTTGTTGAATTTCACGGTCAAATTCTTCACCTCTTATTTGTGACAATAATAAACTATATTCTGATTCATCAATTGTAAATACTGTATGACATTTAGGACATTTAATTTCTTTCATGATTACTCCAATCACTGATATTCATGGTTACTATTATAGCAAAAAAGACTAAGAATATGCTCATCTTAGCCTTTGTAATTATCTCTTTGTTAACTCACCCTCTTGATAAGTTTGATAAAAATTTGTTTTTTCCAATATAAAAGATTCCAAATCATTTAATAGTTGAAATAGCGAGGCACGATTTTCAAATTCTAATCGTGTTTTTGGTAATTCTTCATGCCTAAAAGTCTCTAATAGTTGTTCAATATCATCAATCAGTGTCAATGCTGGATTTCCTTGACTGAGTTGACTAGCTGTTTCGTGAATCAGGTGGGCTAGTAAGATACTTTGCCTTGTCGTTACTGATACTTTTGATATACTTACGAACATCTGTTTCATTAATTTAGTTTGTTGTTTGCGCATTTCAAAATAATGTACTTGATAGTTGCTAGCTTGAAATAATTGATTATAACTATCCCGATAAACAAGACCTAATGCCTCTTTTAAACTAGATTCTAAGTGTTGGATTTCTGACAAGCTACTTTGACTTGATTCTTCCAACAAATCTGCTTCCATCTCAAATAAAATTGTTTTCATTTGCTCTTCTACTTTTCTATGGTATTGGGCAATTTTACGTTGATTTGATCCCATATAACTATTAAACAAAAGAGCAACACATGTTCCAATGACAAAAATATAAAATTCATTTAATAACATTGATAGAGCAATTGACTGGATAGCCCATAAATGGCTGACTAAGACAGTAATTGGAACTAATCCAGATTCCAATTTAAAGAGATACAATATTGGAATTGTTAGTAAAAGGTATACTGAGAATGCTAATAGAGTATAACCTGTTACTTTAAAAATTAGTATGGCAATTGCAAATGCTAGAAAGAAGGATAAGAATCTGCTTAAGGCCACCGACAAACTAGATTTCCGAGTATCCAGTATACTTAGTAAAGCAATAATGCCTGCAGAACTGGCAAAGTCTAATTTGAAATATTGTGCGATTAGAATTGAAATAACTGTAGCAAAGACCATCTTAAGGGTCCGTTCAATAATATTCATGTGAACTCCCTCAACTTAAAGCCTTTTCAATTTCATTTTGAAGATGTTGCCATTCTTGTTGGGCTCGATTCAATTTGCGATGATAATCGTTCAAACCCCTTAGATAATTATTTATTAAATAATCTTGTTTAACTAAGGGAATTACAGGTATAGAGATATCCAGTAAATCTTTGGTCGACAGATTAATAACATCTTTGCCATGATCTGCTTCATCTAATAAGGCTTGGCCAATTGGTGAATCCAAAAAGAACTTGATGTAATAGCCCCGGAAAGCTTTTTTTGGTCTTAATACTGTAATATTTGATGAAGCAACAATGTCATTTTCTTGTTTATGAAAAACACAAACTTTTTTAACTGTTCCTTTAGAAGCAATCAGGACATCCCCTTCTTCTAAAATATAACGTAATAGTTGTCGTCGTTCCATTTGGAATGTTCTTAAATGCTCATAATTGATTCCATCTTTTTGCATATCAGATAAATTAATCAATCCAAATTCGCCTTCTTCAATTTTGCTAGAAATTGCTTTGCCTTTAAAGCAGTCTGCAGTTTCTGCTAAAGTCATTTTCTCTCTACCATCATTAATGTAAGTATCAATAATGCTTTTCATATTATCTAGTATCTTTCTATCAATTCTTGGTATTTAAATACTATCATATTGTACTAAGAAATACAAGAAAAATGGATGCATTTTGCACCCAAATTTTTAGTCAACTGATTTTAATGCATCTAGCATATCTAGCCTTTTTAGTGACAAGTGAACAATAAAGCCTAAACCAATTATAAGAAGTGTAATTGTTATGACCGGAACCAAATAAACATATAAGTCCACATCCGTTCCAAAATTCATATTAGAAGCACCCATTAAAGTCATTAAAAGCTGATGGAGATAATAACCACTTATCAATCCTAATATAATACCAATTCCTGACAAGAGAATTGTTTCCTTGAAGATATACATGGTGACCTCTTTATCAAAAAATCCTAAGACCTTGATTGTAGATAGTTCTCGAATGCGCTCAGCAATATTTATTGTCGTTAAGTTATATAAAATGACTAATGACAGTGAGGCTGACAAAATGACAAGCAATGCCATCACTTGATTTAATGAATCAACAATTGATTGGACATAATCAGTAATCATGATATTTTTGGATAAACTAATCACTTCTGGCTTATTCATGAAAAATTTTGAGATGGATCTGACATCTTTTCTTGAATGCTTAGGGAGATTTATCAGAAAGGCTGGATTAGTCTCAAGCTGCTTAAAGGCTTTTTGATAATAGTCGTTTGAACAAATAATATAATGTCCAACTCGCATATCAATTACATTTGCTACTTTTACATTAAAGTTTTTCCCGTGTTTATCTGTTAATGTTAGATTTTGTCCTGGTTTTACGTTATAAAAAGATGCGAGTTTAGTAGAGATGAAAACGCCATTTTTAGGAACTAATAATGGTTTCTTTGTTCCATCATCAATAAGTTCCATATAAGGCTTTAAAGACGGTTTCTGGCTTGAAAGAACAGTGACCTTGGTATTAGTTCTCTGCCCATTAATGTCCAAGTCCAAACTAGTTAAATTGATTTCTTGATAGGATGAGATATTTTGTATATGAAAATAGTCTTGAATAGTTTTCTGACTCTCTTCACTTTTTTTGGACACTAGTAAGATATCATATGGAGTTAATTCAGAAAATTGCTTATCAATTACTTTAGAAAGCGAAGATTGTATACCTAACCCTGAAAATAGTAAAGCTACTGAACCAGCTACACCTACGATAGTCATGATCATTCGTAGTTTGTATCTAATGATATTTCGGGCTGTCACTTTCTGTGTAAAAGTGAGACGCGACCAAATAATAGGAAGACGTTCTAAAAATATTTTAGCACCCTTGCTTGGTGGTTTTGGGAGTAATAGCTGAGCAGGTGCCTGATTAAGTTCTTTTCTAGCCACTAAATATGCTGGTAAGAGAGCTGATAAAGCAGCTAAAAAGAATGCCAAAGCAGTATAATTCCAATAAAAATGATAAGTGACACTCTCAAGAATTAAATTATTTAAACAGATTTTAACAATCATGGCTGATAAGAGATAGGTTCCTCCAATCACACCGATAAGTGTACCAAGTGCACTAGCAATAAATCCATAAATAATAAACTTTTTATAGATATCTTTTTTTGAATAACCAATTGCTAGTAATAATCCTGAATTAGTCCGTTCTTCATCGACAAAGCGGGTCATCGTAGTAAATGTAACTAGAGCTGCAACTAAGTACAGAACTACTGGAAATATATTACTGACATTCGCAATTGAAATGGTTGATGAATGATAAACCTGGTAACCTTCTCCACCTTCTTGGGTCTGACGGTTAGAGATTAGATAGACTGGTTTAGGCATTGCTTTGACATCTGATTTAGCCTGCTCAATTGTTTTTTCTTTTTTGGCTAATTCTTTTCTTGCCTGATCAATTTTTGTTTTAGCAGTTTTTAAAGCTGGGCCATTTAAATAAATTAGTTTCTTTTCTTGATTTGAAAGATTAGTTTCTGCTTCAGTAATTTTTTGCTCATTTTCAGCAATTTGTGATAGGGACTTCTTTTGTAAGTCCTTAAGTCGCTCTTTACTATTATTATAAAAAATATTTTCTAAGGACTCCTCCTTTGTTTGCAAACTTTTATCATATTTAATTCCAAAAGGATTTAATTTTGCTAAATCATTATAGCGAATGCGAGCAAGGTTTTTTTCGCCTTTAAAAGCATTTGGAGCTATGAGACCATAGAGAGCTAAATTACCATCTCCTGTCCGAGATGCGCCTAAATTTTTCATTGACCAAATTTCTGGATTTTCGTAAAAACCAACTATTTTGAATGAATCTTGGTTTAAAAGTTGTGTTTTTGGGCTATGGATTCTGACAGTATCCCCGATTTTATAATCCTTTTGATACCAGCTCGAGAGAGCTATCTCTGAACTAGTGCTTGGTAATCTACCTTTTTGTAAGCTACTAGTTGAAATTCTTTTGTCAGGTGATTGTAGCCGAATGGCAGCACCGCTAGTATCGAAATTTGCTTCAACTTGATGAGACAATTCATAAGTAGCATTTGGGATTGATTTTATCTCTTGGAGATCTTTTTTTGAAAAGCCGTGACTTCCCATTATTGAAAGATCCATTAGCCTATGCTGATTAATATAGTGTCTGGCTGTGTTTTCTAGGTTTGGTCCTGAGACTTTTAAGCCAACTAATGCAAATGAGCCTAAGGCCATGAGCAAAAAAAGTGATAGAAAACGGCCCTTTGTTTGCCATATCGATCGGAAGATATCTTTCCATAAGGTTTTTTTCATCATAGTGTCACCTTAATATTCTATCTGATCAATACTGAGTGGATTTTCGTTCTTAGTAACCTTTGTAACCTTAGCATCATGCATATGGATAACTCGATTTGCGATTGGCGCAAGGGCAGTGTTATGGGTCACTATTATGACTGTTGTTTCTTTATTTGCTGCCATCTTTTGAAGTAATTTCAAAATCTGCTTACCAGTTTGATAATCTAATGCTCCTGTAGGCTCATCACATAAGAGAATTTTAGGTTTTTTGGCTAATGCTCTTGCAATTGACACCCGTTGTTGTTCCCCACCAGATAACTGACTTGGAAAGTGGTCCAAACGATGTGAGAGTCCAACCTCTGTTAGGACTGTTTCTGGATCTAATGCATCTCTTACTATCTCTACTGCTAATTCAACATTCTCTTTGGCTGTTAAATTTGGAACAAGGTTATAAAATTGGAAAACAAAGCCAATATCATTGCGTCGATAGTTGGTTAATTCCTTACTACTATAACTGGAGACGAGCTGACCATCTACTAGCACCTGACCTTGGTCATTGGTATCCATTCCACCTAAGATATTTAAGACAGTTGATTTACCAGCACCAGAAGCTCCTAGTATAACGACCAACTCCCCTTTTTCAATATCAAAAGTAACCTTGTTATTGGCAATAACTTGGCTTTCTCCTATTTGATAATATTTGGATGACTCTTTTAATTCTATATATGCCATTGGATATCTCCTTATATCAACATGCTGTTGATTTAACTTTATGTCTATTATATAATGTCTTTAAAGTATCTTCAAGAACAGACTAATGCAATCTGTTGATTTAAGGAGAGAATTTTGGTAAATAAACGACATACGAATTCAAAAGCAGCTATTAATAAGGCTTTTATTTCATTAATGAATGAGAAAGAGTTGGAAGCAATTACTATCTTTGAATTAACGAGAAAGGCCCACTTAAATAGAGGGACCTTTTATCTACATTACAAAGATAAAAATGATTTACTTGAACAGATCAAAGCAGATTTTTTCAATCATTTGTTTATGATTTTAGATGATG encodes:
- a CDS encoding inositol monophosphatase family protein; this encodes MINKFDFAKSLIYDAADFIKEKMSGQLDIQVKSNHDDLVTNVDQETQDFLISQIKKHYPQDNILAEENDVRHPINDGSVWVIDPIDGTVNFIVQGENFAIMLAYFEDGVGQFAFIYDVMKDQLLAGGGQFDVLFNDKKVLPYEPKGLSESLVICNSGMYLENYCGLMNLIRQSLGVRIYGGAGISIIKVLRQQVFGYFSYIQPWDYAAAYIFGERLGYVLLTIEGEKPDFQTRQKVMFVPEAELPVLKKILN
- a CDS encoding UPF0223 family protein; translated protein: MSTNYNYPLDINWSTDDITSVLHFLNQVELAYEGKVNAKNLLQAYSAFKKVVPSKAQEKQIDREFEKSSGYSTYKVVQAAKKLEEGYFTLDK
- a CDS encoding Spx/MgsR family RNA polymerase-binding regulatory protein → MVTLFLSPSCTSCRKARAWLLKHEVNFQEHNIITSPLTRDELLSILSFTENGTEDIISTRSKVFQKLNIDVEDLSISDLIDLIASNPSLLRRPIIMDKKRMQIGFNEDEIRAFLPRDYRKQELRQATIKAEIEG
- a CDS encoding bifunctional riboflavin kinase/FAD synthetase — its product is MKIQQIKSYKDISEDDKTVLVLGYFDGLHRGHKALFDKAKSLAKKENLKIVSLTFNETPKLAFAKYNPELLLHITYPEKRYQKFSEHGVDHLYLIDFTTAFSKITSDDFIKNYIGSLNAKYIVVGFDYKFGHNRTNSDYLQRNFDGKVYTIDEVSFNGRKISSTWIREAIKSGDVNAANQLLGYDFTTRGMVVHGDARGRTLGFPTANLAPIDRTYLPADGVYVTDVLVNGRIYRSMTSIGKNITFGGDELRLEVNIFDFDGDIYGESLEIIWLDKIRDMAKFEGIEDLIDQLNNDKEIALNWKKDSKFN
- the truB gene encoding tRNA pseudouridine(55) synthase TruB; translation: MKNGIINVKKEAGMTSHDVVFKLRRILQEKKIGHGGTLDPDVVGVLPIAVGKATRVIEYMTEAGKVYEGEVTLGFSTTTEDASGEIIEQVPVSKDLTEELIDATMKTFIGEITQIPPMYSAVKVNGRKLYEYARAGQTVERPERQVTIYQFERTSPLTFVGGLCRFSFKVACSKGTYVRTLAVDLGEKLDYPSHMSKLMRTASAGLTLDNALTLSEIEELVKNQDYSFFLPISLGVCDLPKMMISESEKEELSFGRRIVLPSQEKLVAAFFDDQLVAVLEQREDGYKPKKVLL
- a CDS encoding DUF2130 domain-containing protein, giving the protein MKEIKCPKCHTVFTIDESEYSLLLSQIRGEEFDREIQQRLTNELAIHQEKAKGLLQEKLAEKDKSIQELSNRLSQSEKDQTMVRQEALAQKDKEIYELESQLEKIKSQNALDLAKSLTEKDKALTQLQNKLEKMELENQSKLQSAMTSIEKERDALQNQILLQEKESELSLASLKRDYDAQLKAANEQVDFYKNFKAQQSTKAIGESLELYAETEFNKVRAYAFPNAYFAKDNELSSRGSKGDYIFKENIDGIELLSIMFEMKNEADTTKTKHRNSDFLKELDRDRREKGCEYAVLVTMLEADNDYYNTGIVDVSHEYPKMYIIRPQFFIQIIGLLRNAAMNAMTYKQELALVREQNIDITHFEEDLDLFKNAFAKNYQSASSNFKKAIDEIDKSIKRMEEVKRFLTTSENQLRLANNKLDDVSIKKLTRQNPTMREKFDALRNE
- a CDS encoding aromatic acid exporter family protein; amino-acid sequence: MNIIERTLKMVFATVISILIAQYFKLDFASSAGIIALLSILDTRKSSLSVALSRFLSFFLAFAIAILIFKVTGYTLLAFSVYLLLTIPILYLFKLESGLVPITVLVSHLWAIQSIALSMLLNEFYIFVIGTCVALLFNSYMGSNQRKIAQYHRKVEEQMKTILFEMEADLLEESSQSSLSEIQHLESSLKEALGLVYRDSYNQLFQASNYQVHYFEMRKQQTKLMKQMFVSISKVSVTTRQSILLAHLIHETASQLSQGNPALTLIDDIEQLLETFRHEELPKTRLEFENRASLFQLLNDLESFILEKTNFYQTYQEGELTKR
- a CDS encoding restriction endonuclease subunit S; the encoded protein is MKSIIDTYINDGREKMTLAETADCFKGKAISSKIEEGEFGLINLSDMQKDGINYEHLRTFQMERRQLLRYILEEGDVLIASKGTVKKVCVFHKQENDIVASSNITVLRPKKAFRGYYIKFFLDSPIGQALLDEADHGKDVINLSTKDLLDISIPVIPLVKQDYLINNYLRGLNDYHRKLNRAQQEWQHLQNEIEKALS
- a CDS encoding ABC transporter permease, whose protein sequence is MMKKTLWKDIFRSIWQTKGRFLSLFLLMALGSFALVGLKVSGPNLENTARHYINQHRLMDLSIMGSHGFSKKDLQEIKSIPNATYELSHQVEANFDTSGAAIRLQSPDKRISTSSLQKGRLPSTSSEIALSSWYQKDYKIGDTVRIHSPKTQLLNQDSFKIVGFYENPEIWSMKNLGASRTGDGNLALYGLIAPNAFKGEKNLARIRYNDLAKLNPFGIKYDKSLQTKEESLENIFYNNSKERLKDLQKKSLSQIAENEQKITEAETNLSNQEKKLIYLNGPALKTAKTKIDQARKELAKKEKTIEQAKSDVKAMPKPVYLISNRQTQEGGEGYQVYHSSTISIANVSNIFPVVLYLVAALVTFTTMTRFVDEERTNSGLLLAIGYSKKDIYKKFIIYGFIASALGTLIGVIGGTYLLSAMIVKICLNNLILESVTYHFYWNYTALAFFLAALSALLPAYLVARKELNQAPAQLLLPKPPSKGAKIFLERLPIIWSRLTFTQKVTARNIIRYKLRMIMTIVGVAGSVALLFSGLGIQSSLSKVIDKQFSELTPYDILLVSKKSEESQKTIQDYFHIQNISSYQEINLTSLDLDINGQRTNTKVTVLSSQKPSLKPYMELIDDGTKKPLLVPKNGVFISTKLASFYNVKPGQNLTLTDKHGKNFNVKVANVIDMRVGHYIICSNDYYQKAFKQLETNPAFLINLPKHSRKDVRSISKFFMNKPEVISLSKNIMITDYVQSIVDSLNQVMALLVILSASLSLVILYNLTTINIAERIRELSTIKVLGFFDKEVTMYIFKETILLSGIGIILGLISGYYLHQLLMTLMGASNMNFGTDVDLYVYLVPVITITLLIIGLGFIVHLSLKRLDMLDALKSVD
- a CDS encoding ABC transporter ATP-binding protein, with the translated sequence MAYIELKESSKYYQIGESQVIANNKVTFDIEKGELVVILGASGAGKSTVLNILGGMDTNDQGQVLVDGQLVSSYSSKELTNYRRNDIGFVFQFYNLVPNLTAKENVELAVEIVRDALDPETVLTEVGLSHRLDHFPSQLSGGEQQRVSIARALAKKPKILLCDEPTGALDYQTGKQILKLLQKMAANKETTVIIVTHNTALAPIANRVIHMHDAKVTKVTKNENPLSIDQIEY